Part of the Moorella sp. E308F genome, TGACCTTTTCAGCCGGGCGGCCGATGCCTACGGTGACGGTCACTTGCGTATCCCGGCGCACCTGGCGGCAGATAGCCTCGCCCAGGTGGATAGCGGCCTGACGGACGTCACGTTCCTTTTCCAGGTGATCGAGGGGCAGGAGAACGGCAAATTCGTCCCTGGTGGCGGGAGCTACCAGGGCCCCCGGCCAAGCGGCCGTTGCCTTTTCAATACTTTCCCTTACCCGTTGCTTTAAAAGCTGCCGTTCGATTTCCGAGCCTTCCCGGGCCAGGCTGGCAAAATTATCAATATCCACCAGCAGGGCCAGCCGCGGGAGGGAGGTAATCCCCAGGAAAAGGGCGCGGCTTTCGGCCTCGGCTGCCGTTATATTCCCATTAATCAGATCCATAATAAAACCCAGGCGGATCAGGGGTTTCATTTTTTCCAGGGCCTCTTTGAGGCGGGCCGTTTCCTGCTGGCGCCGGCGGCTTGCAGAAATATCGGCAACCAGTTCATCCAGGAGCTTGATCATTTCTTCCCCGTCTACCGGCTTTAATAGATATTTTGAGGCACCCAGGGAAACAGCTTCGCGGGCGTAATCAAATTCGCCATAGGCGGAGACAAAGATAAGCCTGGTTTCGGGAAGAAGTGACCGTATCTCCCGCCCGGCAGTAAGGCCGTCCATGACGGGCATCTTAATGTCCAGGAAGACAATATCCGGCCTTAAAACTGCTGCCAGGTTTACGGCCTCCATACCATTACCTGCTTCCGCGGCCACCTGGTAATGGGGCCGTTCCCTGGCCAGTAAAAAACGCATGGCCTGCCGTTCCAGGGGTTCGTCATCAACAAGCAGGATCTTGATTTCCGTGGACAAACTCACCTCTCACTTCTCACTTCCCATTTCTCAAATTGTATATGGAAAAGTAAGCTGAATGCAAGTCCCTTTTCCCGGCGTGCTGGTAACATCCAGGGCGCAGTTGCTGCCGAATTGATGCTGCAGGCGCCGGTAGACATTGACAATCCCCAGCCCGCTGACCTGGCCCTTGCCGCTGCCCCGTACCTGGAGGTCAAAAATGGCCTTCTGGACGTCAGGAAGAATGCCAATGCCGTCATCCTTTATTTCTATATGCACCTGGTCCCCCACCCGGCGGCCGGAAACGGTAATTTTCCCGCCCTCCTCCTTGGGCTCCAGGCCGTGGATGACAGCGTTTTCCACCAGGGGCTGCAGGACCATGCAGGGCACCCGAGCATCCAGGACAGCCTCCTCTATCAGTACCTGACTCCGGACCCGGTCCGGAAAACGCGTCTCCTGGATAAAGAGGTAGTCGCGCACGGCAGCTACCTCCTCGGCCAGAGTCACCGTTTCTTTGACCTGGTAGAGGCTGTAGCGCATGAGGCGGGCCAGAGCGCGCACCATTTTTTCCGTAGTTGCCGCCCCCTCAAAGAGGGCCAGGCGGGCGATGGTATTTAAAGAATTAAACAAGAAATGGGGACTGACCTGGGACTGGAGGACTTTGAGTTCGGCATCCTTCAGGGCCTGCTCCAGCTGGTGCTGCCTTTTCAGGAAGTGGATAAAGCTCGCGCGCTGCTCCTCCAGTTCTTTATTGACCAGTAAAACGGCGTTGAGCTGCATGATCTGCCCGGAGACAAAGGAGAGGAGGCCGCAGACGGCTTCTAGATCCTTTATGGACAGCACCGGTACGGCCGTCTGCAATTGAGCCGGGGCGGGATCGCCCTCTAAAAGGCAGTGGCCGCAGAGGACGGCTCCCACAGTCCCGTCTTCATTGGCCAGGGGATAAGATATTTCCACCAGGCCGGCATGACAGCGGTAAATAAAAGCTTCTTTAAAATTACCCGCCAGGGTGGTAACATCCACGTCTTTGGCCGGGCTGCCCTGAAGTAAATGGCAATGGCGGGAGCATTCCAGGAAGCCTCCCAGGGGGGTCAAAGGATTGCCGGCGGCATCCACCATGACCAGGTGCAGCCCGGTCATACGGGTAAAGGCGCGCTGCAGGTCTTCCAGGGAACCTTCCCCAAAGAATAAATCCAGGGTAGCCGGCGCCAGGACCGCCTGGCGTTTCTGGCCGGCGTCGATCAGGTCCTTGATCAGCTGGACGGCGGTGGCAGCATCGGGCGCGTAGCCATCGGCCCCCATTTTGGCAGCAATAGTCTCATTGAGGGGCGTACCGCCCACCACCACTTTAACCTTACCCCGCCAGCCGGCCTCTTGCAGGGCTTCAATGGTTTCACCCATGGCTTTACGGGTAGAAGAAAGGAGGGCTGACAGGCACAGGACGTCAGGACGGTATTTAATTACCGCTTCGACAAAGGTACTGGGGGCGACATTGACGCCCAGGTCAATTACTTCAAAACCCGAGGCTTCGAGCATTATCCCCAATAAATTTTTGCCGATATCATGGATGTCTCCCTGAACGGTACCGATAATGGCCCGCCCCACCGGCTGCACCTGGCCGGCCAGCATAAAAGGCTTGAGTTCCTTTAAACCGGCGTGAATGGCCCGGGCGGTAATAATCAGGTCGGTGACGTAAATCTCATTGCGTTCAAACCTTTCTCCCACCACATCCATGGCGGCCACAAAGCCGTCGGAAATAATCTGGGCCGGTTCTACCCCGGCGGTCAGGGCCTTTTTAACTTCTTCCCGTGCCTGGACGGCGTTGCCGTCGATTACAGCCTGGATCAAATTTTCCAGGGAAAAAGACATATTTTTCCTCCTAATAAAAACGACCGCAGCAGGGAGCCTCCCTGCCTGCGGTCGGATTTACTCGCAGCTTAAGCTTTAATTTTCCCCGCGCGAGCGGCGGCAATATATTCCAGGCAGTATTCATCCTGGCCGGCCAGGGCTGTAGCCGCTTTCAAAAGACCCATCAGGGGCGTATCCAGGGGATCAAGAATAAAGGCATCCATCCCCCTAGTTAAGCACATAACCATAAAAGCCCGGTTTAAAAGCCGGCGCTCCGGTAAACCAAAAGAAACATTGGAAAGGCCGCAGATGATATGAACTTTGGGATACTTTTCCTTTAATGCCGCCACCGCGTCAAGAGCTTCAACGCCGTACTGACTGTTAACCCCCAGGGGTTTGATCAGGGGATCCAGGTATATATCGTCTTCCGGTATCCCGGCCTCTAAAAGCCCTGGTACCAGCTTGCCGGCTACCCGCAAGCGGTCGGCCACTGATTCCGGCATGCCGCCGTCGTCCATGCAGAGGGCAATGACCCTGGCTTTATATTTCTGCACCAGGGGCAAAACTTCCTCCCAGCGCTGCTTCTCTGCAGTGATGGAATTGATCATGGCCCGGCCTTTATGGGCCGCCAGGCCAGCGGCCAGAGCTTCGGCGCTGGGACTGTCGATACATAAGGGTACGTCGACGACTTCCTGGACTATATTGACCAGCCAGGTCATCACTTTGTCTTCTTCACCGATGCTTGTCCCACAGTTGACGTCAACAATGTGGGCTCCGGCCTCAACCTGCTTCCTGGCCAGGTCCTGGATGTATTCCTTATCACGGTTGGCAATGGCCTGGGCTACAGCTTTACGACTGGAATTTATTAGCTCACCGACAACCAGCATCTCCTGGCCTCCTATGACGCCAGCAGCTGGCGGGCAAGATCTACAGCCGAGGCAGCATCGGGAGCATAGCCGTCGGCTCCGATTTCATCGGCAAATTTTTGGGTTACTGGAGCGCCGCCGACCATAATCTTGATTTTATCGCGGTAAGCCGCCAGGCCCTCGACAGTTTTCTTCATCTGCATCATGGTGGATGTCAGCAGGGCCGAAATGCCGACCAGCTGCGGTTTGTGCTCTTCTACCGCCTGGACAAATTTCTCTACCGGCACGTCGATACCCAGGTCAACTACCTTGAAGCCGGCACCTTCCATCATCATGATGACCAGGTTCTTGCCGATATCGTGGAGGTCGCCCTTAACCGTACCGATGACGAAGGTTCCTTTATCCTCCAGGGCGTCACCTGCAAGCAGGGGTTTGACCACATCCATACCGGCATGCATGGCCCGGGCCGCCACCAAGACCTCAGGCACGTAAACTTCATTGTTCTTAAACTTGACGCCAATGATATTCATGGCTGCAATCAGGCCGTCGTTAATAATGGTGGTGGGAGCAATGCCCTCATCCAGGGCCTTCTGGGTCAGCTCCTTGACCTTGTTGGCGTTGCCGGCCATCAAGGCTTCTTTAATTTCCTCCAGGACTGCCACTTTGCCTTGCCTCCTTGAGAATATTCATGTTGGTTCATTTTTAAGTTTATTTTAAGATTACTTACGCTGCAAGGCTAAATTCTTGCCAAAGGTTTGTTTTCTTGCCCTAGGAGGATATTATCTGGATATCTTTTCCCCGTTGGATTCTGGCAGGCCCCTTCCCGGACTTCAAGGCGAAAGCTCCCGGCGATACTTCGCCCGGCCGATCGTATATAAGTCATTCCCCTCGGAGTCAATACCCACAATCACCGGAAATTCTTCTACTTCCAGGCGGTAGATGGCCTCCGGCCCCAGGTCTTCGTAGGCAATGACGGTGGCCTTTTTAATGTGCCGGGCCAGGAGGGCACCCGCACCACCGGTGGCCAGGAAATAGACGGCCCCGACTTGCTGCATGGCCTGAATTACTTCCGGGCTGCGGCCGCCTTTACCGATCATCCCCCTCAAGCCCTTTTCCCTGATGAGCAACGGCGCGTAGGCATCCATCCGCCCGCTGGTAGTGGGTCCGGCAGAGCCGATCACTTTACCGGGCCGGGCCGGGCAGGGGCCGACGTAATAGATAATCTGGTCGCGGAGATCGACGGGCAGCTCGCCGCCGGCCCGGAGGGTTTCCACCATCCGCTTGTGGGCCGCATCCCGGCCGGTTAAAATAGTACCGCTAATTAAAACCTGATCCCCGGCCCTTAACTTCCGGGCCGTTGCCTCATCCAGAGGCGTCGTTATGCTAAGCACAGGCCCACCCCCTACAGAATTGCGGTGGCATGCCGGACGGCATGGCACTGCAGGTTGACGGCGACCGGTAAAGAAGCAATGTGGGTCGGGTAAATTTCTATATGGACATCCAAAGCCGTTACCCTTCCCCCCAGGCCCTGGGGTCCGATGCCGGTGGCGTTGATAGCCGCCAGCAGTTCTTCTTCCAGTGCGGCAACATGGC contains:
- a CDS encoding corrinoid protein gives rise to the protein MAVLEEIKEALMAGNANKVKELTQKALDEGIAPTTIINDGLIAAMNIIGVKFKNNEVYVPEVLVAARAMHAGMDVVKPLLAGDALEDKGTFVIGTVKGDLHDIGKNLVIMMMEGAGFKVVDLGIDVPVEKFVQAVEEHKPQLVGISALLTSTMMQMKKTVEGLAAYRDKIKIMVGGAPVTQKFADEIGADGYAPDAASAVDLARQLLAS
- a CDS encoding methyltetrahydrofolate cobalamin methyltransferase — its product is MLVVGELINSSRKAVAQAIANRDKEYIQDLARKQVEAGAHIVDVNCGTSIGEEDKVMTWLVNIVQEVVDVPLCIDSPSAEALAAGLAAHKGRAMINSITAEKQRWEEVLPLVQKYKARVIALCMDDGGMPESVADRLRVAGKLVPGLLEAGIPEDDIYLDPLIKPLGVNSQYGVEALDAVAALKEKYPKVHIICGLSNVSFGLPERRLLNRAFMVMCLTRGMDAFILDPLDTPLMGLLKAATALAGQDEYCLEYIAAARAGKIKA
- a CDS encoding Fe-S-containing hydro-lyase; amino-acid sequence: MLSITTPLDEATARKLRAGDQVLISGTILTGRDAAHKRMVETLRAGGELPVDLRDQIIYYVGPCPARPGKVIGSAGPTTSGRMDAYAPLLIREKGLRGMIGKGGRSPEVIQAMQQVGAVYFLATGGAGALLARHIKKATVIAYEDLGPEAIYRLEVEEFPVIVGIDSEGNDLYTIGRAKYRRELSP
- a CDS encoding response regulator transcription factor, producing MSLSTEIKILLVDDEPLERQAMRFLLARERPHYQVAAEAGNGMEAVNLAAVLRPDIVFLDIKMPVMDGLTAGREIRSLLPETRLIFVSAYGEFDYAREAVSLGASKYLLKPVDGEEMIKLLDELVADISASRRRQQETARLKEALEKMKPLIRLGFIMDLINGNITAAEAESRALFLGITSLPRLALLVDIDNFASLAREGSEIERQLLKQRVRESIEKATAAWPGALVAPATRDEFAVLLPLDHLEKERDVRQAAIHLGEAICRQVRRDTQVTVTVGIGRPAEKVTGLARSYAEATVAAEFRLLYGGDQVIHADDVTTRSMTTHSLPASEGQELSQAIRMGDRELAYRQASNILMKLALEQERRPALLKMKLLELVALAANAALEGGADPEAVSNLTLAASSEFLNLDNLADMRQLILERLMVLVDQVAASREQRNSSLIDRASKFIEANFSKDLTLEEVAQQVYLSPCYFSRLFKQVKGQNFIDYLTRVRLRVAKELLLNTDLPVAAIAERVGYHDARYFGQVFKKQEGYTPSVFRKIGGAKFEGSVG
- a CDS encoding histidine kinase encodes the protein MSFSLENLIQAVIDGNAVQAREEVKKALTAGVEPAQIISDGFVAAMDVVGERFERNEIYVTDLIITARAIHAGLKELKPFMLAGQVQPVGRAIIGTVQGDIHDIGKNLLGIMLEASGFEVIDLGVNVAPSTFVEAVIKYRPDVLCLSALLSSTRKAMGETIEALQEAGWRGKVKVVVGGTPLNETIAAKMGADGYAPDAATAVQLIKDLIDAGQKRQAVLAPATLDLFFGEGSLEDLQRAFTRMTGLHLVMVDAAGNPLTPLGGFLECSRHCHLLQGSPAKDVDVTTLAGNFKEAFIYRCHAGLVEISYPLANEDGTVGAVLCGHCLLEGDPAPAQLQTAVPVLSIKDLEAVCGLLSFVSGQIMQLNAVLLVNKELEEQRASFIHFLKRQHQLEQALKDAELKVLQSQVSPHFLFNSLNTIARLALFEGAATTEKMVRALARLMRYSLYQVKETVTLAEEVAAVRDYLFIQETRFPDRVRSQVLIEEAVLDARVPCMVLQPLVENAVIHGLEPKEEGGKITVSGRRVGDQVHIEIKDDGIGILPDVQKAIFDLQVRGSGKGQVSGLGIVNVYRRLQHQFGSNCALDVTSTPGKGTCIQLTFPYTI